Proteins encoded by one window of Anoplopoma fimbria isolate UVic2021 breed Golden Eagle Sablefish chromosome 23, Afim_UVic_2022, whole genome shotgun sequence:
- the LOC129112566 gene encoding peroxisomal succinyl-coenzyme A thioesterase-like has translation MLRHVFRLPQMSLVSCARKLQVSAHHPDLRRMSTMSVHHAVPTLLSVVPSRALVDETFKVLVQNLPPGSPVTLHSLHLSEDEDFWEAFGHYVSDHRGTVSVSEDLSFGGTYSGKEAMGLLWSMRPVPGSRKGLRLRKINVCTPQLVHISAYSGHVTEGFRQRTPLASALTERWYIGPGVRRIEIRDRGVRGTLFIPPGPGPFPGLLDMWGGGGGLLEYRSSLLASRGYASFALEYFTAGELKTADRELNYFETAFNIVSEHPQVIPDRVGIFGLSLGSIVTINLTAKSSVIEPRCCVCISGNHFYPHGADLKGLYLLMVANAHKIRVDENNHEVWRDMCLPITDDPLRKVDVGKINCPMLLVNGLDDQNIATVDCAEDMAQIMRAAGKEHLLTRLEYPGTGHLIEPPYAPHSRATLFIKEGTKEKAILVWGGQTKPHSDAQEDSWKKILAFLQQNLFSSDTSRAKM, from the exons ACGAATGTCCACCATGTCCGTCCACCACGCCGTCCCTACGCTTCTCTCCGTCGTCCCGTCTCGGGCTCTGGTGGATGAGACGTTCAAGGTGCTGGTGCAGAATCTGCCTCCGGGTTCTCCTGTGACGCTCcactccctccacctctccgAGGACGAGGACTTCTGGGAGGCCTTCGGACACTACGTCAGCGACCACAGGGGGACCGTGTC agtttcaGAGGATCTCAGTTTTGGAGGAACGTACTCGGGTAAAGAAGCCATGGGTTTGTTGTGGAGTATGCGTCCCGTCCCAGGAAGCCGTAAAGGCCTCAG GTTGAGAAAGATAAACGTCTGCACCCCGCAGCTGGTCCACATCTCGGCCTACAGCGGACACGTGACGGAGGGCTTCAGGCAGCGAACTCCTCTGGCCTCGGCGCTGACGGAGCGGTGGTACATCGGTCCAGGAGTCCGGAGGATCGAGATCAGAGACAGAGGAGTGCGAGGGACGCTGTTTATACCTCCAG GTCCAGGACCGTTCCCCGGCCTGTTGGACATGTGGGGCGGAGGCGGAGGGCTGTTGGAGTACCGATCCTCTCTGCTGGCGTCTCGCGGTTACGCCTCTTTTGCGCTGGAATATTTCACCGCTGGTGAGCTGAAGACAGCCGACAGAGAGCTCAACTATTTTGAG ACGGCGTTTAATATCGTCAGTGAGCATCCTCAAGTGATCCCCGACAGAGTTGGAATTTTTGGTCTCTCCCTCGGCTCCATTGTGACCATTAACCTGACAGCCAAGAGCAGCGTTATCGAG CCTCGTTGTTGTGTTTGCATCAGCGGCAACCACTTTTATCCGCACGGAGCGGACCTCAAAGGACTCTATCTATTGATGGTCGC GAATGCTCACAAGATTCGTGTGGATGAGAACAACCATGAGGTATGGAGAGATATGTGCCTACCGATCACCGACGATCCCTTGCGGAAAGTGGAC GTTGGGAAAATAAACTGTCCGATGTTGTTGGTGAACGGCCTCGATGATCAGAACATAGCCACAGTGGACTGTGCTGAGGAc ATGGCCCAAATAATGCGTGCAGCAGGGAAGGAGCACCTGCTGACCAGACTTGAGTACCCGGGCACTGGACATCTGATCGAGCCGCCCTACGCGCCTCACTCCAGAGCCACTTTGTTTATAAAAGaaggcacaaaagaaaaag CGATATTGGTGTGGGGAGGACAAACCAAACCCCATTCAGACGCTCAGGAAGACTCCTGGAAAAAGATCTTGGCTTTTCTGCAGCAGAATCTTTTCTCCAGCGACACTTCCAGAGCCAAGATGTGA